DNA sequence from the Rhizobium sp. NXC14 genome:
CGGCGAACCTATTAAGACTTTCGGCGTTTCACGGCAATGGAACATCTCGATCGCGACGCCGCACCTTCGTTGGATCAGGATCGCGCGCTGCGATCCCAATGCCGCAAGGGTTTTGATGCCAGCCTCTGTCCACAGGGAACGCCTCACGGCGCTCGCACGCGAAAGAATTAGACGCGCTGCCGCGATCGCTCGGCTCATGGACACCGCAGTAAGATTGCCTTTCGGCGTACGGATCGGCGCAGACTCGGTTCTCGGCCTCATCCCAGCCGTCGGCGACGTTGCCGGATCCCTCATCGGTCTCTTCATCATCGATGAAGCAAGGCGTCTCGGCCTTCCTGCCCATAAGCTCGCCCGCATGGCGGTCAATCTCGGCGTCGACGCCGCCTGCGGCACGGTTCCGCTGGTCGGCGATCTCTTCGACGTTTATTTCAAATCTCACCGCCGGAACGTCGGCATCATCCTCGAGCATTTCGGCATCAGCGAAGACGAGCTGAACCAGCGCCTCTGACGATGCTCGGCCCCTCCGAGGAACCTGTCTAAAGCTCAGTCAGGGCGCCGGCCGTCTTGACTGCGTGATCAAGAACAAATTGCAGCTTGGCGGCATGGCCGAAACCCGGCTCATCCGGCTTCCCTTTTTCCACGGCGTTTGCAAATCGCTGGAAATTGGTGATGACCGGTTCGACCTCGATCTTGCGCCAGATCGCCTTGTCGGCATCGGCGCCTTCGCAGGCCCTGAGGGTCGAACCTTCAGGCGTATGCACCACCTCCAGCGCCCCCTTGTCTCCATGCAGGCGCAGGCGCAATTCGTTCAGATGGCCGGTTGCCCAGCGCGTTGCATGGATGACGCCGGCCGCACCGTTTTCGAGCTCGGCCATCATCAGGAAACTGTCATTCGCATCGAGCTCGTATTCGCCGATCCGGTTCCCGGGGCTCTTGTCGAAAACCTTGAGATGCGATGCCGCCGCCTTGACGTCGCTGCCGGCGGCAAAAACCGCGAAGTCGAGAATGTGGATACCAACGTCGCCCAGTACACCGTTGGAGCCGTGCTTTGTCGACAGACGCCAAAGCCACTGCGACTCTTTGGTCCAGTCGCCCCAAGCCTTGGACACCAACCAACTTTGGAGATAGGACGCTTCGAAGTGGCGGATTGCGCCGAGACGGCCATCCAGCACCATCTTTCGCGCCGCCTGCAGCGGCGCCACATTACGATAGGTAAGGTTTACCATCGTGACCTTTCCGGACGCCGCCGCGGCGTCGGCCATCTCCTTGGCCTCGCGGTAGTTGACCGCCAGGGGCTTCTCGCAGAGCACATGCTTGCCGGCGCCGAGTATCTTCATCGTCGTGGAATAATGCGCTCGATCCGGCGTGACATTGGTCACGGCGTCGAACTCCCCCCAGGCAAGGGCGTCATCGAGCGATGTGAAAGTAAGCGGGATGCCATGCCTGAGCGCGAAGGCCCGCAGCCGGACCTCGTCTGTATCGACGGCAGCAACAATTTTGACGCCGGCGATTTCCGAAAAATTCATGGCATGGGTATTTGCCCATCCTCCGGTTCCGAGAATGATCAAGCGCATTTTTATCCTCATGGTCCTCTATCGAATTCAGCGATAACCGGCTTCGCCGGCCTGGTGCAGTTTCGGGCCGCGTTCGACGATCGGCTCCAATGCCTTTTCCACCGGCACATTTGGAGCGTCGGCAATGCCAGTCAACGCGCCTTCAGGGTTGTAGGCCCACTTGACGCCGTTGATCAGCACCT
Encoded proteins:
- a CDS encoding DUF4112 domain-containing protein: MPASVHRERLTALARERIRRAAAIARLMDTAVRLPFGVRIGADSVLGLIPAVGDVAGSLIGLFIIDEARRLGLPAHKLARMAVNLGVDAACGTVPLVGDLFDVYFKSHRRNVGIILEHFGISEDELNQRL
- a CDS encoding Gfo/Idh/MocA family oxidoreductase, with translation MRLIILGTGGWANTHAMNFSEIAGVKIVAAVDTDEVRLRAFALRHGIPLTFTSLDDALAWGEFDAVTNVTPDRAHYSTTMKILGAGKHVLCEKPLAVNYREAKEMADAAAASGKVTMVNLTYRNVAPLQAARKMVLDGRLGAIRHFEASYLQSWLVSKAWGDWTKESQWLWRLSTKHGSNGVLGDVGIHILDFAVFAAGSDVKAAASHLKVFDKSPGNRIGEYELDANDSFLMMAELENGAAGVIHATRWATGHLNELRLRLHGDKGALEVVHTPEGSTLRACEGADADKAIWRKIEVEPVITNFQRFANAVEKGKPDEPGFGHAAKLQFVLDHAVKTAGALTEL